The DNA segment CGGAACATCACTCTTGGCAAAGTCGCGGATCTGTTGGTTCTGGGTGATGCCCATTTTCTGCAAGTCGCCGCCGATGATCTCAATCGGTGGCAACTGGTTGCCCTCGGGAAGGTCACGATTGAACTCTTCGGCAATCGTGTCGACCGCGAACTGCAACGACTCTTGGTCGAAGCTGACCGACATCTTTCGGTCCAGCATTTCATCGATCGACAACTTCGTTTCCTTGCTCGCCATCGCCTCCGAAACAGGATCCGTCGTCGTGTTGGTTGCCAGCAACGTCGCCAATGTCAATTGCGGCAGCGCCAACGGCGGCAGGTAGGCGTTCCAAACCAATTTGCGGTCCACGCGACCGGCGCGCACGTTCTCTTCTGCGAACGCCCACATCGATGGAAGTCTCGCGGCCAGCAAACGCCACGAGGGATCGATGTCCCGCGTGACCACGAAGTCTTCCGCCCAACGTGGTGCGTTGTCGAGTTGTTCTCGCAGCGGGGTGGCCAACTCGGTGGGGTCGACCCCGGGTGATGTCGCCAAGCGAACTTCAACGTACGATCCAGCCTCCTCGGTTGCCGCAACGCGAATCAGAATGCCACCGCAATCAGCCAACAGGTTTTGTCGAATCCAAGGAATCAAAGCCGGCGATGTCGCCTCCATCCATTTCCGTGCATCGCTGACCAAAAAGTTGGGCTGGGTCAGGAAAGCCATCGCATCGTTGGGCCGAGCGGATTGCCAAAGATCTTCGAGCAATCGCGGCAACACGACCGGTGCCCCCCCCATTTCAGCAACCTCGCCGACACGAGCGATGGATCCCACGGCGAACGCATCGACCAAGTCATCCGCTGCTTCTGCGGGACGCCCCTGAGTCATGGGGAAGTACGCCAATGCATCACGAGTGTCACCGGCATAAATCGTCTCGCCGCTGGCACCTCGCGCGGCCGAGACGTCCCAAACATCCAACAACGCTTCCAAAGACAGGGGATCGCTCAAACGAATCGCTGCGGAAACTTCTGGGACACCTTCTTCGCCGGGGAACCACGCCAAGGCGACGTGCGAAATGGATTCCGAAGGAACGCCCGACCACTGGTTCAGTGATTCCAACCAGCCCTGTGTTTCGGGGCCGAACATTTCCAACAAACCGAGTTGACGCAAACGTTGCCAATCCATCGTGACCACCGCAGCGGGCCCCGGAGGCAGCAATCCCGTCGCGCGACTGACTTGAGCCCCATCGATTTGCAAGTCTGGTGGTGCCCACAGCATCTGCTCATTGTCGACCACTTCGATCCCGGAGGGGGCAGGGCGTCGAACAGGCGAAGTCCGTTGCCGCTCCTCGCTCGAAAGCTCGGTGTCGCTGGAAACCCGCGGGATGAATTTTGGGACGGGAGGACGAACTCGCTTGGCAACCTGTTGCGGGCTCTTGTCTCGCGTCGCCAAGATCACGACCAACACCAACACGGGAATGCACAACGCATAGATCCCATACCAAGCCTTTTGATTGCGTCGTTTTCTTCGTCTGCGAGTTGGAACCACGGCCGAAGGTGCAGCGGGTTCGCTCGGCTGGTTCGGCTTCGGTTCGCCTGGATCTTTCGCCACGGGACGAACGCTGTCGTCCGCGGCGGCCTTCGACTCCGACACGGACTCTGTCTTCTTGGATGGCTTTTCCTCAGGCGGTTTGGCTTGCTCGGGTTCAGCTGGCTTCGTTGGAACGGCGACCGGCTTGGACTTCTCGACCGGCTTGGACTTCTCGGGCTGCTTGGGTTCCTCGACCGGCTTGGGTTGCTCGGGATGCCTCGACTCCTTTGGCGAGCTCGACTCCTCGGCGCGTTTGATTTCTTCTGCCGATTGGACGTCCGCGGGCCGTTTGGGTTGAGCCGCTTGCTTTGGCTTGGCAGGCTCCGGAGTGCTTGGCGTTGCCTTCCGTTTGGACTTGGTCGACTGAGTCGCTGGCTCGGCGACCTCGGCAGGTCTTCGTTCATCCGCAACGGGTTGCTCCACCTTGGACGTCACCACTGCGGGAGTGGCCGATGCAGCAACCTTCAATGCTTGCGAGAATTGTTCCACGCTCGCGAATCGGGCGTTGGGATCGGTCGCCAAAGCGGCCGCCAAGACTCGGCACAACGGGTCGCCCGAGGCACCTTGTTCGACCGCGGTGGTCAATTCAATGGGCAACGCATTCCGAGTTTGAGCATCGAACGCCGGACGCCCATATCGCAGTGCAAATCCCAAACACCCCAAAGCGAAAACATCGTCGCTGATGTTCGGCACGTGACCGCTCGGGTTCGCGAGTCTTTCGGGAGACCAGTGGGTCCGACTCGCTGGAGACGACTCCAACCAGGCTTCGTGATTGACCGTGACGTCCTGGGTGGAAAAGTTTGTCAACGTCGCAAACGGATCGCGAAGCAAACACCACGGAGCAGAATCGCTGACCCAAATCCGATCAAAATGAATCCCGCCGTGAACCAATCCTTTCGCGTGCATCGCGATCGCCGCGTCAAAAAGGGAGCTCAGCCCCGCGACAGTCTGCTGGACAGTGCAAGTTTTTTGGGGTGGGCTCAGACAATGCCCGGAGGGCAAGGGGCTGAACAAACCCGCAAAATCTCGACGGCTTCCAACCGGTTCGCCGAGTGGACCGTTTCGCACTGGAACGATCTCGATCGGCTGCAACGAAGGATGCGTCAATTCAGCGTGGGCACGAAGATTGGCGGCCGCCTCGGCCGGCAAACCTGCCGGATCGATTTGCCGCAGAACCCCTGCGGTTGCTTTTTCGCCGTTTTGCGCGGAGTCGCAAGTCACCGACAGCCAATGGGTGAACGGAAAGGGAGCCGTTTTCTCTGCCGCAACCAGCGTCAACGGTGCAATCCGTAGAACAGGCGTGTTTGGGAAATCGGCTTCCCAGGTCGCGTGCTTCAGCACTCTCGAGAGAGGATCTTTCTCAACACGGCGGGTTTTGACCAACCAAGAGGCCAGCGACGCAGCGTTCGAAGGCGGTTTTCCCCCGTGATCGTTCGCAAAATCGGCCGCCCAGATTGGTGGGACGGAGGCGTCGGCGAGTCCGCTTTGGACCATCCGTTTCCAAAAATCAACAAGTTGCAGCGGCATGGCGACGAGAAGAAGGTACGGCAGACCGGTTCAACCGGCATCACATAGAACTTTGACCTAGTTTATTCTGTCTGGCACGTCGACACCGGATACCTTTTTGACGAATGTTCTTCGTCCCGTTGTTTTTCCTGATTCGCAACCTTGTAGAACCCCACCGTTGCCTTGAATATCGTCTACCTGACGACTGAAGCCGTCCCATTCGCGAAAACCGGTGGGTTAGCCGACGTCTGCGGCACGTTGCCCAAAGTGGTTGCTGCCCAGGGCCACCGCTGTGCGGTCATCATGCCCGCTTTTTCAACCATCGAACGGTCCCTGCAACCGATCGAGACAACTGACATCAGCTTTGCCGTTCCGATGTCGGACCAAAAGCTGATCGGTTGCCGGCTGTTGAAAAGCCACCTGCCAAAAGATCCCAACGATCCAGAGGACTCGGCGGAGGTTCCGGTTTACTTCATCGACCAACCGCAATACTTCCGACGTCCGTCGCTGTATGGCGATGCCAACGGTGACTACCCCGACAACGCCGAGCGTTTCATTTTCTATTGCCGCGCCGCGATCATCGCGATGTCGCGACTCGGTTGGCCCGTGGATTTGGTGCACTGCAACGACTGGCAGTCCGCTCTGGTCCCGGCATTGATGCGGGCAGCGTCCGACAACGCGTCCAAGTCACCCACCATCGCCACGATGCTGTCGATTCACAACATGGCCTACCAAGGCAACTTTGGATTCGATGCATTCCCCTGGACAGGACTGAGCTGGGACCATTTCCGACCGGAATCGTTTGAGTACTACAACCAACTGAACTTCCTCAAAACCGGAGTGGTGACGTCGGATGTGATATCGACGGTCAGTCCCACGTACGCCCTCGAGATTCAAACCCCGGAGTACGGATGCGGATTGGATTCCATTCTTCGAGGCATCCCGCAACCGGTGGAGGGAATCATCAATGGGATCGACACCAACATTTGGAATCCTGAAACCGACCCGAATCTCAGTCGCAACTACAGTGTCACGGATTGGGCCGACGCCAAAATCGATAACAAACTGGCGTTGCAAGCTGAGGTGGGACTGCCGCAGGATCCCGACGTTCCACTGATCGGTTTGATCGGCCGCTTGGCAGATCAAAAGGGATGGGACTTGATCCTTCCTGTGCTGCGTGAGCACCTTGCCGAGTCACGTCCAACCCAGTGGGTTGTGCTTGGCAGCGGCGATCCAAAGATTGAAGAGCAATTGCGTGAATTGGCGGAAGAACACAAGGATCAGTTGGCCGCCTACATCGGCTTCAGCGATGCACTGGCGCATCGCATCGAGGCCTCCAGTGACATCTTCGTCATGCCCAGCCACTACGAGCCCTGCGGACTGAACCAACTCTATAGCCTTCGCTATGGAACGCCCTGCGTTGTCACCCGCACCGGCGGGTTGGCCGACACGATCGTGGACGCAACGCCTGCGAACCTGGCTGCCAATCGTGCCACCGGCTTCCATCTCAACGACAACAGTGCCGGGGCTCTTGACCACGCGATCAACCGGGCACTGCAGCTTCGATATCACTCGCCTGAAAAATGGAAAAATCTGGTTGAATTCGGGATGCGGCAAGATTGGACATGGAGGAAAAGTGCAGACCAGTACATTCAGCTTTATGCCCGCACAATTTCCCTAAATCGACGAAGACGATCCTCCAACTGACTCACAACCGTCGTTTTCGCCCCGGGAAGGCGAAAATGGGGATGCATCTGGGTTGGAGACTGCTACATTGCAGAGAAGCAACTTGAGCGGGGAGTGGCAACCACTCTACCTTCGGCCCCAAGACCAAGAGTCGAATCGATGAAGACACAAAAGTCAGGAGTCCACATCGATCCGCGCCGAATTGCTTTGAATGAGACCTCTCGAACCTCGGAACACTCGCCACCAGCGGAACAGAGTTGCGTGGAAACGCAAAGTGTCTCCGATCTGCATACCGCTCGTGACAACCCCGATTCAAACCGCAGCAGCTCAGCCGGTTTAAAATCGGAAGCCGAAAGCAACGCGACGTCACAGCGTGCCGAATTGCTGGTGGACCGCTTGGTCGACGCCGAAATCCTGGAACAACCGCGTCAGGACGGTGCCCACGTTGACTTTCCCAACGAGTCACACGTTCAAACCGGTCGTTCACGACTGGATCCGATCTCGGGCAGTTGGACGATTTTTGCGCCCGGACGTGCTCGTCGCCCCGATCAATTCAAATCTCATCGGCCCAAACATGATGCGTCGATGGATTGCCCCTTCTGCCATGGCAACGAAAAACTAACACCGGCGTCCGTTTGGTCTGCAAAACTGTCGGAGGACGAAGAAGCCGTTCCTCAATCAGCCGATTGGACCGTTCGTGTGGTTCCCAATCTGTTCCCGGCGATCAAACCGGAATGCAAGGTCGAAGTTCAACCCAACCATGAAGACAGCGAAAATGAATCTCGCGTCTCTCGCTTGGCCCAATCCCTGTTTGTCGAAGAAATTGCCTCGGGTGGGCACGAAGTCATCATCGAAGCCGCTCGCCACACCCGCTCGCTCAGCGAACTGAATCTGGCCGAGATCGCTCTCGCATTCTCTGCTTACGCGGCTCGGATGCGTCATTGGCGTCAACAACCCGGCATTCAGTTCATCAGCTTGTTCAAGAACGTCGGCCGCGACGCGGGAGCCTCCCTGCAACACAGCCACAGCCAACTGATCGCTTCGAATCACCTGCCACAATCGGTTTGTGAAGTCAATCATCGCATGCGATCCCACTTTGCCCGGCACGGACGCTGCTTGCAGTGCGATGTCTTGCAGGCCGAACTGGAACGCAAAGAACGGATCATTCATCAATCCAACTCGCTCGTGGCTTACTGCCCTCACGCCAGCCGGTTCCCGTACCTGATCCGAATCACCTCGCGAGAACACGTGGGTTGCTTTGAAGATCTCTCGGTCTCGATGAATGAAGAAGTGGCCCGCTTGGTCCTGCGAAGCGTTCGCTGGCTGGAAGCGGTGATCCCCGGTGTCGCCTACAACATGATGATCCACACCGCACCACCCGGAAACCGACGCGACGCAGAAACGCATCACTGGAGCCTGGAACTGGCACCGCGGATTGGTCGCTTGGCTGGCTACGAATTGAGTTCCGGTGGGATGATCAACACGGTCTACCCCGAAGCCGCCGCAGACGAATTTCGTTCGCAGGCACGCCGCAGCGACCCGCGTCACGCCCTGCGATAAGCGACCGCACGGGTCCTCTTCACTGGGTTGCTGCCCAGGCAGACAACGCTCGACGTTTGCTCCCCAAACGGATCTCGCTTGAGATATGATGTGGCCTCCTTCGCCACACATCTTGTCCCCTGACTCAAGCTTGAGCTGTCATGAAAAAACGCTGTTTTGTCGCTGCTGCGTTCGCATTCGCGGTTTGTCTTCTTCCAACTCTGACCGCGGTTCACGCCGCGGATCACCTCGTGTTCGAACCCGCCGAAGGCAAGGCCAACGGCAAACACATCGTGCTGATCTCAGGCGATGAAGAATATCGAACCGAAGAATCCTGCCCGATGCTCGGGAAAATCCTCAGTCAAACTCACGGCTTCAAGTGCACGGTGCTGTTCGCCATCGACAAGGAAACCGGCGGCATCAACCCGTACCAGATCGACAACATCCCCGGCACGGAAGCACTCAACGACGCTGACCTGATGATCTTGGCAACGCGTTGGCGAGTTCTTCCGGACGACCAGCTCGATCCAATTTTGAAATTCATCAACGCGGGCAAGCCAATCATCGCCTATCGCACCGCCACCCACGCGTTCAAAAGCGGTCACTACGGCGACTACGACTGGGCCAACTTTGGAATCAACGTGGTCGGTGAAAACTGGCATTCGCACCACGGCAAACACAAAGTCGAAGGCGGACGGGCGGTCATCGTGGAAGACAACGCCAACCATCCGATCTTGAACGACGTCGCCGACATCTACACCCCCTCGGACATCTACGGCGTTGTCCACCTCGACGAATCCGCCGCCACGGTTTTGCTACGAGGCATGGTCATCAAGCACCTCGACGCCGCTGCTCCTCCGGTCGACGAAAAGAACGATCCCATGATGCCGTTGGCTTGGCTGAAACCTTACGAAGCCCCCTCCGGAAAAATCGGTCAATGCGTGGCCACCACCGCCGGTGCCGCCGTCGATTTTCGCAGCGAAGACCTTCGTCGTCTGATCGTCAACGCGAGTTACTTTCTCACCGGAATGGACGTCCCAAAATCGGCTGACGTTTCGTTCATCGATCCGTTTGTACCATCGTTCTACGGTTTTGAATCCGGCAAACTGTACCGCAATCGTGACCTCCGAGTCGAAGAGTTCGAACTCGGTTCATCCGCGACCGTCTTCACGCCCAAAGGCACGTTCGCACCTGTCGCTCACTGAGCGAACTGGCAAACCATGCGGTTGAGGGAGGCATCCGACGCGAGTCGCCGCAACTCACTCCTCAGCACTGGCAATGATCGGGGCGGTCACGCTGCCCGCCCCGGGACGAATTGCGAGCACTCGCATGCCGATCGATTTCAGGGAATGCTTGGGAAGAACGGCTCCGACCAACAATCCCAAGCAAAGCAACCGGCCGGTCGACGAGAGACCGAACAGGTAGTAATAAGTCTGCGATGTCGTGCCCCAATACGCCAAAATTGCTGCCCCGGCCAGAGCGCCCACACAAATGGCCAGCGTGTTGGCAAAGTTGTGATAGGTCAGCAACCGGGTTCGGTGCTTCGCGGGCAAGGTTTCAAAGAACATCAGAAAGAAACCCAGTTCATAAGCCGCCCAAGCGATGCCGCTGAGGATCTGAATCACCGCCAACCAAACCAGGTTGGTGGAGACAATCCACAGCGATGCCAGTGGCACCAATCCGATGCCACCGAACCACAGCACCTTTGCCGCACCGGACTCTTCCGCAATGCGTCCCCAAAAGGCAAACGAGATGACTTTGCTGAGGAAGGCGAGCGCGATCAAGCCCACGTAGACGACGTAGTCAAACTCCAGCTGCCCCAGCATGTATGGCACAAAGTATGGTCCACTGAGCTGGATGAAGACTTGCATGGCAACCAAGTAAGCCAGCAACTGAATCGCCGATCGTTCGTCGACAGGTTCATCCACGGCATGCTCCCTAGCGCCGCTCGCCGGCGAACGCTCGACGTGCAGGGGGACGGATTGGGCATGGCGTGTCCGGTGCAAGAAACTTGCCGACATCAATCGCAGCACCGCGGCGACGAAGAACAACCCTGCAAACCCAGTCAGTGCGATGCCCTCCTGGGACGTCCACTGCAACACCAACCCGGCGACCATCAACCCCGAGAAGGTGCAAATCTGTTGCAGTCGAGATCGCTTGGAAAAGAATCGGGCTCGCCCTGCCACGGGCACGATCTGTTCAATCCATGTGTTCCACGCCGGCCCGGTCGAGAGGCCCGCGGCCCAGTAAACCGACGCGATCAACAGGAACATCACGATCGACAGACTTCCGGTCCAAGCCGCATAGGCCAGCGGTAAAAACGCGAGTGATTGCAAGACAGCTCCGGCGACGATCCAACGTCGGTAGCCGCCGATCCAGGCGATCGCTTTGAGAGACACCAATTGGATCACCCCGCCCACCAACAACGGAATGCTGGCGACCAAACCCGATGCCGTTTCACTCAACCCCACCGCCAACGCAAACGCGGAAAAATAGGTTTCACCGCAGCCGACCATGCCGCCGAAACATGCCGCATCGCCTAGGCTTCGAGTGAGGTTTCGGTCGCTCCCGCCGGCAGCTGGGCTCGACTGGGTGGTGGCAGAGACGGGGGTTCGGTCCATCAAAAAGGCACGCGAAAAGAGAGCGGGTTTTGCAGGTGTGCTTGTACTTCTTTCTGGGGCGATTCAACAGATCGCTTCTTGGCAACAAACCGGCATTCGAGCGCCCCGTGCGGCATGCATTCCCGCCTCGTGATAAGATCCCTTCCCCCCGCGAGACCCGTGAGGATTCTTTTCAGGAGACAGATGCATGTTGGCAATCACTTGGACAGATCGACTCGATTCGATCCTGGTCGGCCCCATGTGGCCAGCCACGGTTTTGGCCACCTTGTTCCTGCTCTACGCGGTGATCGCCCTGCTGGGCGTGATCGATCTCGGCGCCGATGTGGATGTCGATCTGGACGTCCCCGATCTTGATGCGCCCGATTTCGCAGGGGACGTCGGCGGCGATTGGGGCGTGGACACCGCCGGCGAACCGATGCACAGCGATTGGTTCGGTGGCACCGGCGCCGCGACCCTGCGAGCCATGAATTTGGACCGGGTTCCCCTGGTCGTCTGGCTGTCCGTTTTCAGCGTTCTGTTCTGGGTGATCAGCTTTTACCTGTGGTTTGGCTACGACGTGCGGCGCTATGACCCCACGTTCTTGACCAGCGGTTTGCTGACCATTCGCAACGGCGTCTTCGGGATCGTCGCGACCAAAATCGTGACCTGGCCACTGCACCGGATGCTGGTTCCTCCCGTCGAATTTCACGCTTCCAACCTGGTTGGCGGGTCGGCGGTCATCGAAACCCGTCAGGCGGACGAATCGTTCGGTCGTGCGCGTTTTGCGACTGATGCGGCCCCCCTCCTGATTTCCGTCCGAACCGAAGGTGAAATTATCCCAAAAGGGGGACGGGTCACGGTGGTGAGCTATGATCAAAACACCAAAACCTACTTGGTGCAGGCTGATTCGCCCCCCACGGCGTAATTTGGCGCGCCCCGTCGACTGACATTCCACGCCTGACCAACAGGCAAATCATTTCCCGGATTCGTCCGTCGAATCATCCCGCGGTCAAACACACGAAAGAACGCTCATGCTGGCTGCTCTCATCACAGATTCCGTCGGTTTAGACGCTTTGATCATCGTCGTCGGAGGACTGTTCCTCATCGGCTTGGTCGTCGCTCTGCTATTCAAGAGCTACTACATCAAGGTCGGCCCCGATCGAGCGATCGTGAAATCGGGTGCCGGCGGCGTCCGAGCCGTGACCGGCGAAGGCATGCTGATCATCCCGCTGATCCAGCAATATGAATTCATGGACCTCACGCTGAAAAGCTTTGAGATCCATCGCCAAGGCAGCGAAGGTCTGATCTGCCGCGACAACATTCGCGCCGACATCAAAGTCGCGTTCTTCGTTCGCGTCGACAAAAGCCCTGAGGAAATGAAAGAGGTCGCTCAGTCGATCGGTGCCAAACGCTGTAGCGAACTGGAAACACTGCGAGAACTGTTCGACGCGAAATTCAGCGAAGCCCTGAAGACGGTCGGCAAGCAATTTGACTTCGTCGATCTCTACGACCAACGCGACAAGTTCAAAGAAGAAATCCTGAAGGTCATCGGCACCGACCTGAACGGTTACCGACTCGACGATGCCGCGATCGATTACCTGGAACAAACGCCGTTGGACATGCTCAGTCCAACCAACATCCTCGACGCTGAGGGCATCAAGAAGATCACCGAACTGACCTCGACGGAGAAGGTCAAGGAAAACCAGTTCACCCGTGACAAAGAAAAGACGCTGAAGAAGCAGGACGTCGAAGCCGAAGAAACGATCCTCGAACTGGAACGTCAACGCGTCGAAGCGGTCGAAAAACAAAAACGCGAAATCGCGGAAATCACCTCGCGTGAACAAGCCTCCGCCGCCAAGGTTCGCGAAGAACAACGCCTGGAATCAGAGCGAGCCCGGATCCAAACCGAAGAAGAAATTGGGATCGCCGAAGAGAACAAGTCTCGTCAAATCCTGGTCGCGATGCGAAACAAGGAAAAGACGGATGCCGTCGAACTGGAACGCGTCAATCGCGATCGCGACTTGGAAGCCACCGATCGCATGCGTGTCGTGGGCGTCGCCGAAGTCGAAAAAGAAAAGGCGATCGAAATCGAGAAACGCAACATCCAAGAGGTGATTCGAGAACGTGTCGCGGTCGAACGGGCCGTGGTCGAAGAACAAGAACGAATCAAGGACACCGAAGAACACGCCAAGGCCGAACGTCAAAAAACAGTTCAGATCACGGCCGCACAAATGAAGGCGGAAGAAGAACTGATCCGTCAAACCAAGCTGGCTCAAGCGGAAAAAGAAAGCAGCGAGTTGCTGGCTGAAAAAGTCCGCATCGAAGCCGAAGCCAAACGCGACGCGGCCGAAAAAGAAACCGCCGCCACCAAAATGTTGGCCGAAGCCGAAGTCGCTCAATCCGCGGCA comes from the Rhodopirellula islandica genome and includes:
- a CDS encoding serine/threonine protein kinase; amino-acid sequence: MVQSGLADASVPPIWAADFANDHGGKPPSNAASLASWLVKTRRVEKDPLSRVLKHATWEADFPNTPVLRIAPLTLVAAEKTAPFPFTHWLSVTCDSAQNGEKATAGVLRQIDPAGLPAEAAANLRAHAELTHPSLQPIEIVPVRNGPLGEPVGSRRDFAGLFSPLPSGHCLSPPQKTCTVQQTVAGLSSLFDAAIAMHAKGLVHGGIHFDRIWVSDSAPWCLLRDPFATLTNFSTQDVTVNHEAWLESSPASRTHWSPERLANPSGHVPNISDDVFALGCLGFALRYGRPAFDAQTRNALPIELTTAVEQGASGDPLCRVLAAALATDPNARFASVEQFSQALKVAASATPAVVTSKVEQPVADERRPAEVAEPATQSTKSKRKATPSTPEPAKPKQAAQPKRPADVQSAEEIKRAEESSSPKESRHPEQPKPVEEPKQPEKSKPVEKSKPVAVPTKPAEPEQAKPPEEKPSKKTESVSESKAAADDSVRPVAKDPGEPKPNQPSEPAAPSAVVPTRRRRKRRNQKAWYGIYALCIPVLVLVVILATRDKSPQQVAKRVRPPVPKFIPRVSSDTELSSEERQRTSPVRRPAPSGIEVVDNEQMLWAPPDLQIDGAQVSRATGLLPPGPAAVVTMDWQRLRQLGLLEMFGPETQGWLESLNQWSGVPSESISHVALAWFPGEEGVPEVSAAIRLSDPLSLEALLDVWDVSAARGASGETIYAGDTRDALAYFPMTQGRPAEAADDLVDAFAVGSIARVGEVAEMGGAPVVLPRLLEDLWQSARPNDAMAFLTQPNFLVSDARKWMEATSPALIPWIRQNLLADCGGILIRVAATEEAGSYVEVRLATSPGVDPTELATPLREQLDNAPRWAEDFVVTRDIDPSWRLLAARLPSMWAFAEENVRAGRVDRKLVWNAYLPPLALPQLTLATLLATNTTTDPVSEAMASKETKLSIDEMLDRKMSVSFDQESLQFAVDTIAEEFNRDLPEGNQLPPIEIIGGDLQKMGITQNQQIRDFAKSDVPLRTVLTDLVLGANPDRTATGPDDPKQALVWVVKPDKSAILITTRLASDGQYELPSEFVRQASP
- the glgA gene encoding glycogen synthase GlgA, whose amino-acid sequence is MNIVYLTTEAVPFAKTGGLADVCGTLPKVVAAQGHRCAVIMPAFSTIERSLQPIETTDISFAVPMSDQKLIGCRLLKSHLPKDPNDPEDSAEVPVYFIDQPQYFRRPSLYGDANGDYPDNAERFIFYCRAAIIAMSRLGWPVDLVHCNDWQSALVPALMRAASDNASKSPTIATMLSIHNMAYQGNFGFDAFPWTGLSWDHFRPESFEYYNQLNFLKTGVVTSDVISTVSPTYALEIQTPEYGCGLDSILRGIPQPVEGIINGIDTNIWNPETDPNLSRNYSVTDWADAKIDNKLALQAEVGLPQDPDVPLIGLIGRLADQKGWDLILPVLREHLAESRPTQWVVLGSGDPKIEEQLRELAEEHKDQLAAYIGFSDALAHRIEASSDIFVMPSHYEPCGLNQLYSLRYGTPCVVTRTGGLADTIVDATPANLAANRATGFHLNDNSAGALDHAINRALQLRYHSPEKWKNLVEFGMRQDWTWRKSADQYIQLYARTISLNRRRRSSN
- a CDS encoding galactose-1-phosphate uridylyltransferase translates to MKTQKSGVHIDPRRIALNETSRTSEHSPPAEQSCVETQSVSDLHTARDNPDSNRSSSAGLKSEAESNATSQRAELLVDRLVDAEILEQPRQDGAHVDFPNESHVQTGRSRLDPISGSWTIFAPGRARRPDQFKSHRPKHDASMDCPFCHGNEKLTPASVWSAKLSEDEEAVPQSADWTVRVVPNLFPAIKPECKVEVQPNHEDSENESRVSRLAQSLFVEEIASGGHEVIIEAARHTRSLSELNLAEIALAFSAYAARMRHWRQQPGIQFISLFKNVGRDAGASLQHSHSQLIASNHLPQSVCEVNHRMRSHFARHGRCLQCDVLQAELERKERIIHQSNSLVAYCPHASRFPYLIRITSREHVGCFEDLSVSMNEEVARLVLRSVRWLEAVIPGVAYNMMIHTAPPGNRRDAETHHWSLELAPRIGRLAGYELSSGGMINTVYPEAAADEFRSQARRSDPRHALR
- a CDS encoding ThuA domain-containing protein; its protein translation is MKKRCFVAAAFAFAVCLLPTLTAVHAADHLVFEPAEGKANGKHIVLISGDEEYRTEESCPMLGKILSQTHGFKCTVLFAIDKETGGINPYQIDNIPGTEALNDADLMILATRWRVLPDDQLDPILKFINAGKPIIAYRTATHAFKSGHYGDYDWANFGINVVGENWHSHHGKHKVEGGRAVIVEDNANHPILNDVADIYTPSDIYGVVHLDESAATVLLRGMVIKHLDAAAPPVDEKNDPMMPLAWLKPYEAPSGKIGQCVATTAGAAVDFRSEDLRRLIVNASYFLTGMDVPKSADVSFIDPFVPSFYGFESGKLYRNRDLRVEEFELGSSATVFTPKGTFAPVAH
- a CDS encoding MFS transporter is translated as MDRTPVSATTQSSPAAGGSDRNLTRSLGDAACFGGMVGCGETYFSAFALAVGLSETASGLVASIPLLVGGVIQLVSLKAIAWIGGYRRWIVAGAVLQSLAFLPLAYAAWTGSLSIVMFLLIASVYWAAGLSTGPAWNTWIEQIVPVAGRARFFSKRSRLQQICTFSGLMVAGLVLQWTSQEGIALTGFAGLFFVAAVLRLMSASFLHRTRHAQSVPLHVERSPASGAREHAVDEPVDERSAIQLLAYLVAMQVFIQLSGPYFVPYMLGQLEFDYVVYVGLIALAFLSKVISFAFWGRIAEESGAAKVLWFGGIGLVPLASLWIVSTNLVWLAVIQILSGIAWAAYELGFFLMFFETLPAKHRTRLLTYHNFANTLAICVGALAGAAILAYWGTTSQTYYYLFGLSSTGRLLCLGLLVGAVLPKHSLKSIGMRVLAIRPGAGSVTAPIIASAEE
- a CDS encoding OB-fold-containig protein — encoded protein: MLAITWTDRLDSILVGPMWPATVLATLFLLYAVIALLGVIDLGADVDVDLDVPDLDAPDFAGDVGGDWGVDTAGEPMHSDWFGGTGAATLRAMNLDRVPLVVWLSVFSVLFWVISFYLWFGYDVRRYDPTFLTSGLLTIRNGVFGIVATKIVTWPLHRMLVPPVEFHASNLVGGSAVIETRQADESFGRARFATDAAPLLISVRTEGEIIPKGGRVTVVSYDQNTKTYLVQADSPPTA
- a CDS encoding flotillin family protein — protein: MLAALITDSVGLDALIIVVGGLFLIGLVVALLFKSYYIKVGPDRAIVKSGAGGVRAVTGEGMLIIPLIQQYEFMDLTLKSFEIHRQGSEGLICRDNIRADIKVAFFVRVDKSPEEMKEVAQSIGAKRCSELETLRELFDAKFSEALKTVGKQFDFVDLYDQRDKFKEEILKVIGTDLNGYRLDDAAIDYLEQTPLDMLSPTNILDAEGIKKITELTSTEKVKENQFTRDKEKTLKKQDVEAEETILELERQRVEAVEKQKREIAEITSREQASAAKVREEQRLESERARIQTEEEIGIAEENKSRQILVAMRNKEKTDAVELERVNRDRDLEATDRMRVVGVAEVEKEKAIEIEKRNIQEVIRERVAVERAVVEEQERIKDTEEHAKAERQKTVQITAAQMKAEEELIRQTKLAQAEKESSELLAEKVRIEAEAKRDAAEKETAATKMLAEAEVAQSAAAGLAEAQVQEAKAISLEKEGLAEAKVSREKFTAEATGITEKAEAMKKLDGVGKEHEEFKLKLEKEKFVEVAAIEAQRGIAESQASVIGEALQAARIDIVGGDGEFFEQITSAVKGGKAIDRFVYNSQVATDVKNTFFDGNADYFRDQVKDLISQFGLDTDGVKDLSIAALIAKLMGMSSTDDVRTQLTSLLSMAGTANVADQKVSRLLTSEPTTVPAKKVSPNGKKA